The following proteins are co-located in the Syngnathus scovelli strain Florida chromosome 21, RoL_Ssco_1.2, whole genome shotgun sequence genome:
- the dcakd gene encoding dephospho-CoA kinase domain-containing protein: MYLVGLTGGISSGKSTVSSMLRELGCPIIDADVVARKVVEPRSPAHSRIIFHFGHEVLLESGEIDRQKLGRLIFADEEKRKLLNSITHPEIHKEMLKQILFYFIRGYRYVVLDVPLLFEARKLTQFLNHTVVVYCDPATQLARLMQRDGLTAEEAEQRLAAQMPLKEKRGLASHVIENSGTREDTQRQVLQLHTKLEDSMDFLPVRVLAVTAAAGLGAMLLYAVKMLLS; encoded by the exons ATGTATTTGGTGGGCCTGACGGGAGGCATTTCCTCAGGAAAAAGCACAGTATCGTCGATGTTGCGTGAACTTGGTTGCCCCATCATCGACGCAGATGTTGTGGCCCGGAAAG TGGTGGAGCCCCGCTCGCCCGCCCATTCACGTATCATCTTCCACTTTGGGCACGAGGTGCTGCTGGAGAgcggcgagatcgacaggcagaAGCTGGGCCGTCTCATCTTCGCCGACGAGGAGAAACGCAAGCTGCTCAACTCCATCACACACCCGGAGATCCATAAGGAGATGCTCAAGCAGATCCTCTTCTACTTCATCAGAG GGTATCGCTACGTGGTTCTGGACGTGCCGCTTCTCTTTGAAGCCAGAAAGCTCACGCAGTTTCTCAACCACACTGTTGTTGTTTACTG TGATCCGGCCACCCAGCTGGCGCGCCTGATGCAGCGGGACGGTCTGACGGCAGAGGAGGCCGAGCAGCGGCTGGCGGCGCAAATGCCGCTCAAGGAGAAGCGCGGCCTGGCCAGCCACGTTATCGAGAACTCGGGCACGCGCGAGGACACCCAGCGCCAGGTGCTGCAGCTGCACACCAAGCTGGAGGACTCCATGGACTTCCTCCCAGTGCGGGTGCTGGCAGTGACCGCCGCCGCCGGCCTGGGCGCGATGCTCCTCTACGCCGTAAAGATGCTTTTGTCCTAG
- the pus3 gene encoding tRNA pseudouridine(38/39) synthase, with product MSETLIQRIKELEEEVEKLKSQLNGNHKETNACPNNEKTNGKKGKKACKERPFDFSAHPRRHVALRLAYLGWAYQGFAVQENTDNTVEARLFEALLKTRLIQDRQSSNYHRCGRTDKGVSAFSQVITIDLRSTQYSSLGVSIPENSEQDTAAAPELPYVKMLNRVLPRDIRILEWAPAAEGFSARFDCQSRMYRYYFPRGSLDVAAMADAAKRYEGTHDFRNLCKMDVGNGVLQFERTILSATVEPADPQRTDGTDPHDLFVFEIKGLAFLYHQVRCMMAVLLLIGQKLEAPEIIHSLLDVHNNPRKPQYSMAVDYPLVLYDCHFDGLSWKRDAEELGLALSSLQQHWTESIVKAHVLRDMIRGLEATSKVSSGLCLLVEGSRQRKYRPLLERPLCESLESRIEHFIKRGRLEREEGEAGGETLHKGKRSKYSQNSTGVAEVVNASTE from the exons ATGTCTGAGACCTTAATCCAGAGAATAAAAGAGCTGGAGGAGGAAGTGGAGAAGCTCAAGTCCCAGCTGAATGGGAACCACAAGGAGACCAACGCATGCCCCAATAATGAAAAGACAAATggtaaaaaaggaaagaaagccTGCAAGGAGCGACCATTTGACTTTTCCGCACACCCTCGCCGCCACGTCGCTCTGCGTCTGGCCTACTTGGGATGGGCCTACCAGGGCTTTGCCGTCCAGGAGAACACGGACAACACGGTGGAGGCCAGGCTCTTTGAAGCCCTCTTGAAGACACGCCTCATCCAGGATCGCCAGAGCTCCAACTATCACCGGTGCGGACGCACAGACAAAGGCGTCAGTGCCTTTTCCCAG GTCATAACAATCGACCTGCGCTCCACACAGTATTCCAGTTTGGGTGTCTCCATTCCTGAAAACAGTGAACAGGacaccgccgccgccccagagcTTCCTTACGTGAAGATGCTGAACAGAGTCCTACCTCGGGACATTCGGATTTTAGAGTGGGCTCCTGCCGCTGAGGGCTTCAGCGCCCGTTTCGATTGCCAGTCCCGCATGTACCGCTACTACTTTCCGCGAGGCTCTTTAGATGTGGCGGCCATGGCGGACGCAGCGAAAAG GTACGAAGGCACCCATGATTTCCGTAACCTGTGCAAGATGGACGTGGGCAACGGCGTCCTGCAGTTTGAGAGGACCATCCTGTCGGCGACAGTCGAGCCGGCGGACCCCCAGCGCACCGACGGCACGGACCCGCATGACTTGTTTGTGTTTGAGATTAAAGGACTCGCCTTCCTCTACCACCAG GTTCGCTGCATGATGGCTGTGCTGCTCCTGATTGGACAGAAGCTGGAAGCCCCAGAAATTATCCACAGCCTCCTTGATGTTCACAATAACCCCAGAAAGCCGCAATACAG CATGGCGGTGGACTACCCGCTGGTCCTCTACGACTGCCACTTTGACGGCCTGAGCTGGAAGCGGGATGCCGAGGAGCTGGGTCTCGCCCTGTCttctctgcagcaacactggaCGGAGAGCATCGTCAAGGCTCACGTTCTACGCGACATGATTCGAGGCTTGGAGGCTACAA GCAAGGTGTCGTCCGGCCTATGCCTGCTGGTGGAAGGCAGCCGGCAGAGGAAGTACCGACCCTTGCTGGAGCGTCCGCTCTGCGAGAGCTTGGAGTCACGCATCGAGCACTTTATCAAGAGAGGCCGGCTGGAGCGGGAGGAGGGCGAAGCCGGTGGAGAAACTCTTCACAAAGGGAAGCGGTCCAAATACTCCCAAAATTCAACAGGTGTTGCTGAGGTGGTCAACGCGagtacagaataa